TCTATGAATTACATGGCAATGTCTGGGATAATTACTGTCTAAAATGTAAACGACACTATCGGACAGAAGACTTAGAAAAAGATGAGCAAGGGATCCCACGATGCAGCTTTGACCAGGCCATCGTACGTCCTAATGTCGTTCTTTACGAAGAGGCACTCGATCAAAAAGAGATATTAGGGGCGGTTAGAGCCATTGAGCAAGCGGACTTGATGATCGTTGCTGGGACTTCTTTAAGAGTCTATCCTGCCGCTGGTTTAATTGATTATTTTAATGGCTCTTATTTAGCAGTCATTAATAAAACAAAGATTCAAGTGGATAGAAAAGATACGTTGGTCTTTGAGGATTCCTTAACTAATGTCTTTAAGGCTTTAGATATTTAGGAATGTGATTTCAAAAAGTTTTCTATTTTTATGGTATTGGATATTTGCTTAGAAAAGTGAGTGTTTTCTTTTTGGGGTGTTTGTGATAGTCTATGAACCATAGAATCTTTAAGAGAGGTTAGGTGAGTTATGCTAATTCCATACATTTCAAATTATGAGAAAGTAGTTATGGGTTTGTTATCTTATCTAGATGCCTATAAGTCTATGGATGACTTGATGGCAGAAATGAAGCGTATAAAAGCAGGTAAGCGTCAACTTTACTTATGGCGTGATGAAGAAACCGATAATATTGTCGGTATTATTGGTTTTGACCAAGATGAGGAAAAAGAATTAGTATTAGTACGTTATAGCTCAGTTAATCCTTCTTTCGACCAAAATGAGATTACCTATGCCATGCTGACTGCTTTAACCCAGGAATTTCCTATGTATACCATTAGCGGCTCACTAGCTATGTCTGATATCTTAAAAGGATGGGCCTTACATGAGCAACGTACCATGCCACATATCATTCATCACGATGGGGAAGGTTTATGAATAAAACTAAGCAAGAAAACACTGAAACTTCTAATGATGAATTACACATCGATCTAGCGGCTTTTGAGGGGCCGCTAGATTTGCTTTTGCACTTAATTAAGCAGATGGAAGTTGATATTTTTGATATTCCCATTGTTGATATCACCAACCAATACCTAGAAACGATTCACCGCCACCAAAAAAGGGACTTGGAACTAGCCAGTGACTACTTGATTATGGCGGCCAGTTTAATTGAAATTAAGACTAAATTACTCTTACCCAAAAAATCCATGGAAAAAGAAGAGGAAGACGATCCACGTGCCGATTTAGTCCAACAATTACTAACTTATAAGCAATATAAGGCTGTCTCAGCGATCTTAGAAGAAAAACAAGCTGACCGGTCTTTGAGTTACTCTAAAGAGGCCAGTGACCTCTCGGATTTACAAGCCGTTGTGCCTTTGCCTGAAAACGAAGTAAGCAGTGAAGACCTCTTATCGGCCTTTAAAAAAATGTTTTTACGCTTGAAGCAGGAACAACCACTTGAAAGAACTGTAAAAGGGGAAACTTTTACTATTGATGAGGCGATTACGAGTATCGAAGAAGCCTTGGACCAAGAGTCAGACCACTTGTCCTTTTTTTCTTTGCTGAGTTCGAATCAGCCTAACAGAGAGAAAGTGGTGACTTATTTTCTGGCTCTGTTACAATTAGTTAAACAAGGAAAATTACTTATCCAGCAAGATCAGATTGCTGCAGATATAAGCATACAAAAGAAGGATGATGGGGATTGACCATTGAGGGTGCTTGCGAAAGTTTATTATTCGTTGCTGGTGAGGAAGGCCTTAGCCTAGAGGAACTAGCTAATCTTTTAGATCTTTCTAAAGAAAAGGTCCAGTATAGTTTATGGAACTTAGACAAAAAATTAAAAACTGATAGTCAGCGGGGGCTAGAATTAGTATGTCTAGGGGGGCGCTATCAATTACTGACTCAAAAGATCTATGCTGACTTAATCCAAAAATATGCAGTCAGTCCTTTTGCTTTGAAGCTGTCCCAACAAGCCTTGGAAACCTTGGCAGTGATTGCCTACCAAGGCCCAATTACCCGATTAGAAATTGATGAAATCAGGGGAGTTCAATCGCAAGCCATGATTAAACGTCTCTTATTGCATGACTTGATTGAAGAAGCTGGGCGAAAAGAGGGACCTGGACGTCCGATTCTTTACCAAGTCACTAATTATTTTTATCAATATTTTGGATTGAATTCAATAGCTGACCTCCCTGATATATCATCGCTTTTACCTGAAGATGAGGAAGATAAGAGCTTATTTGATGAAGAAGGAGATAAATAATGGAAAGATTACAAAAGGTCATTGCCCATGCTGGGGTGGCTTCGAGACGTGACGCCGAAAAATTAATCCTTGCTGGCCGGGTGCAGGTCAACGGCCAGGTGGTTACTGAACTCGGCACTAAGGTCACCAAGAAGGACCTCGTTGAAGTTGACCAGGTGCCTATATATAAAGAAGAACCCGTTTACTACTTATTTAATAAGCCGGATGGGGTCATTTCTTCTGTTGCTGATGATAAGGGCAGAAAAGTAGTGGTTGATTATTTTAAAGAGATCCCCCAACGTATTTATCCTATCGGGCGTTTAGATTATCATACGACTGGAGTCTTACTTTTAACCAATGATGGGGAATTTGCTAATTTATTAATGCATCCTCGTTACGAAATTGATAAGGTCTACGTGGCTAAGGTAAAGGGCTATCCTAGTCCCGATGCTCTTAAGCGCTTAGAAGAAGGTCTAGTGATAGACGGGCAGAAAACCGCTAAGGCTAGGGCACGCATTCGGAAAAATAAGGCTGCTAAGGAAAATGCAACTGTTGAGTTGACAATTCATGAAGGACGTAATCGTCAAGTCCGTAAGATGCTTGAAGCAGTTGGCCATCCCGTAAAACGTTTGAACCGCGAACGCTATGGCTTTTTAACGACTGAAGGTCTAGGAGTGGGTGAATACCGGCCATTATTAAAAGCTGAAGTTGAGCGTTTAAAACAATATGCCTTACAAAAATAAAACGCTTGCATTTCTCCTATAATGGGGTTATAATTTATTTGTAAAATTAAATAAATGAAATCTTCGGGGCAGGGTTAGATTCCCGATCGGCGGTGATAGTCCGCGAATCAGTGAGCTGATAGAACTAGTGAAATTCTAGTACCGACTGTAAAGTCAGAATGGGAGAAGATAGTAAATACTTACTAATTAATTCTTTTCATTGAAGACTTTCGGTGAAAGGAATTTTTTATTTTCAAGAAATAACAATTAACCCTGACTGAGAAGAAGAAAGGGGAAATTGTTATGAAAACAAGTACACGTCAGTTAATCGTTACCGCAGTTATGGGGGCTATTGCCTTTATCCTTATGATGTTTTCTTTTCCGATATTGCCTGCTATACCTTTCTTAAAGGTCGATTTTTCTGATGTACCGATCCTATTTACCACCTTTTTGTTTGGACCATGGAGTGGTGCAGGGGCTGCTTTTGTACGGAACTTTTTACACTATATGCAAACAGGTGGTAATGCGGGTTACCCAATCGGAGATATGGCTTCTTTCATAGCTACTCTTTCTTATTGCTTGCCAATTTACTATATTTTACGTAATTATGATCTTCGTTTGAGCAAACAAGTTGAAACGGCTAAGTACTATGTCAAAGTCTGCTTTGCTTTTGCAATCGGTAGCGTGTTAATGACGTTTGTCCTTTCTTTAGCTAACTACTATGTCATTACTCCCTTCTATATGGCTGTGATGAATTTCGAAATTCCTAACATGCAGGAATATATTCTTTATGGCATAGTTCCCTTTAATTTACTCAAGGGTCTGATTATTTCGATAGCTAACTTTATTGTTTTATCGGCTGCCTTACCTGTGGCTAAGCGGCGTTTAGTTTAGTTCAGGGCAGTTATTATTCGCTAGGTAAATCCCTTGCTATTGAAATAAAAAAGACACCAGCTTAATGAGAAGCTAATACTTGCTTGGCTCCTTAAGCTGGTGTTTTTATATGTTTCGTGTTGTTAAGATGGCATTCTTCTTCCTGGACTTTAAGAAAATTTGAGTTGGTTAATCATTTGGTAAATCCAACCTAAATCTTCAGTCGTTAGATCATCCTTTATTGTATGAATGGTTATGCCCTTAAGATTAAATAAGGGGTAGGTGGTTAATAAAATATCAATCCTTGAATGGTCTAGGTCTTCCATAAAGTAAGTATCTGTGATGGGGGTGACCTCAATTAATGAGCCAAAAAACAGGTGGAGTTTTCCACAGATTTCTCCAGTACTGTAAGAACGACCGGTATAAACCGCGATATTTAGGCGTTTATAGTCCTTATAAAAATGATTGATAGTTAAGGGATAAAATGAATAGACATAAGAAAACATAATAGCCGTACGTTCGGCCATTAGTCCTTTACTGAAATAGGATTGAAAACTTTCTAGAATTGGCTGTAGACGGGCGTTAAAGCCGGGAAGGATGAGTTCCCATTTTTCCTTTAAATTACTGATTTCTAAAGCAGTCAACTGCATCTTAGAATAATTTTCATTTTCTTTTAAATCGAGCTTATCCTGGCAGCAATTATAGAGTAATAAAAGCAACAAATCCTTCTTATCTTGGTCTAAAGGACTTAATTGCTGGCTGGTCGTTAATTGATCCAATTCTTTAAAGAAGTTAGCGACGGCTTGAGAATGATCATTTGAAGAACGAATTTCTTCCTGTAAGGCTTGGATAGATAAGTAAGTGGTGTGTGGTGCTAGACCGACTAAGAGTTGACGGACAGCTTCAGAATTGATGGATACCTTTAAGCGATACTCGATATCAAAGATAGTAAATTGGGCCTTTGTGGCGGTTAAGGATTCTTGTAAGCTCGATAGGTCCCTTGGTAAGTAACTGTCTTGGACCAGGTCTTTATGCTTATAACGAATTAAATTGATGGCAAGAATAATGGGGAACAAGGGGTGACTACTATAAAGTCCTAGGCTAGGCATGGAGTGCCTTAAGTAGAGGGAGATTTTGTTAATGTCCTGATGACTCACCTCATTAAAAGGCCATTGGGTTAACTGGTAACCAAATTCAAAAAAATCGTAATAAAATTTCCTTACCTCACGTTCGGGACCCTCAATAGTAAAGGGGTTCATGGTGAGACTGAGACTTGGATAATAACTGGTAAAAAATTGGTTAATGGAATCAATGATGCGATAAAGAGTAGACCGACTAACGAATAACTTTTCGCACATATAAGAAATATAGTAAATTTTTTGACTGAAAATGGTCCGTATTAAAATGAAATAAATACTATTGCTAAAAAAGTAAGGATAAAACGCATTAACCTGAGGCGGGGTAGAAGCAACTAATTTGATGTATTTATATTTCATTTCAAACTGTAGTTTGTCAGGAAAAATTAAAATGAGTTGCTTTAAGTCAGAAATTATTGTCTGTGATGAACAATTAAAATGGTTCTTTAATTCTTTGATGGCCACCATTTCTTGGTCACTGCTAATGAGGTATTTGATAATATTTAAGCGCCGCTGGTCTAATTTACTCAGTAGCTTGGCCATTGTTTGGTCTGTTGATGTATCCATTTAAATATTACTCCCTTCTGTAAGAAAAATTAAAGACGACTTGGAAAATTATCCAGTCGTCCTTTTTGTTTTTAATCTCAATCATGTTGATAGTAAATGTCTTTTTAAATAGTGGGCTTGCTTTTTAGAAAAACAGTTATGATACACATGCAGTCTTGATGCGTAAAAACAAATAGTCTTATTACATTAAAACATAAGAATTTGATTTTTAATATACAATCCTTGGGATAGCTATCCCAAAAATTAAATAAAGGCTAAATTATTGAGATCAGACTTAGTAAGAATTACAAAGTCGTATTGATCAGTAATGGTGAGTTAAATAGATAAAATTAATAGGCTTTATTTCGATTAGCCTTTCATCTGCCTCTTCTTTTTCCTTTTCCGTAGGTCTTCGCTATAATGAATGTGAAAATAGACAATGAGGGGGGAAAAGATGTTAGAACTCTTAGCTGAAGTCAAGAAAGGCACAGCAGACTTGAATCAAAATACACTTTATCAGATTCTTATTGGTAAACGCACACCCTCTAGCTTGTTCTACGCCTATAGTCACCAGCTCTTATTCTTATTTAACTTATGTCCTCAATTATCCAAGTTAAGCTGGAAAAAGTTAGGCCAGTTTGATCATGAGCCAGAGACTGATATGCAAACTTTACTGGCTGGTCTAAAATACCGGCAGGGGCTATTTCCAAAAGCTAACCACCAGGCTATACAGACTAGTCTACTCTTATTCTTTCAAGCTCTAGCTAATGCTAGCCATGGTGAAAAAAGCTACCAACCCCTTACACAAAGTGCTCAAATTCAATACCAGATCAAGTGCTTCTTTGCTTGGACGCAAAAAAAGTATCGTAAAAAGGAGTTAGCGACTATACTAGGGCAGGAATTAGAAGCAATTTTAGCTGCTTGGCCACTGGAGCAAGCCGATATGTTATTGGCACGGATCGGTTATGTTGATCTGCCAGCGCTGACTTATGATGAATTAGCAAGTCGTTATCATTTTACTTTAGACCAATGCCATTTGTACTATAGTAGTTTAATTGATCGCCTCATGATCACAGTTCTATCAGCGGATGCTTACCCCCTCTTAAAAAGCTTTTTTGAAAGCTTTATTGCCCCATATCCTCCTTGGTCAGATTCTGCTAATGTGAGCTATCATTATATTAAACAGGGCTATTCATTAGAAAAAATTGCTAAAAACCGCCATTTAAAAGTTTCTACCATAGCTGATCATTATGTGGACATTATGCTTTCTCGTCCAGAAGTTTTAGCCCAGGAAGCCAGTGACTTGTTCGGCGCAGATTTAAAGAAGATTGATTGGTCGCTTGCTTATAATCACTTTGAAAGTTTTCAGAAAGCTTTTCCTAAAGCGCCTTATTGGCTTTACCGTTATTATCAAATGATGCAAGTGAAAGAGGCCAGAAAGGAGCAAATAAGATGTTAGAAGATCTCTTAGCGACTCACTTTGGTTACCAGTCTTTTCGCCCTGGGCAAAAGGAAATTTTACTCCACTTACAGAAGCGAGAAAACACGATTGGTATTTTACCCACTGCTGGCGGCAAGTCATTGATTTATCAGATCTACCAGTATTTAAATCCCGGTCCCATTTTGCTTATCTCCCCTTTGTTGGCATTGATGGAAGACCAAGTTAGTCAGCTGCAGGCATTAGGTTTTAAAGCAAGTGTGGCAATAACTAGTCAATTAAGTAAACAAGAAAAAAACTGGTTACTTCATCATCTCCATGACTTTCAATTTATTATTATGTCACCAGAAATGCTTTCCCAACCCGCAGTCTTACGGCGCTTAAGGCAAATTGCTATCAAACTGATGGTCATTGATGAAGCGCACTGTATTTCTCAATGGGGCTATGATTTTCGCCCGGAGTACAGTGCTCTCAGACAATTTCGCCAAGCCTTAAATCATCCTTTAACCCTAGCCCTGAGCGGTAGTGCTAGTCAAAATACACTAGCAGATATTGCCCAGCATTTGTTTAGTGATTGGGAAAGCTATCAGCGAGTCCAATGCCCCTTGGACCGCCCTAATTTGTTCTATGGTCAATTGAAGCTTAATGAAAAGGACAAATTTCACCATCTTAATTCCTTGCTTGAGACCTTACCGAAGCCGGGAATCATTTATGTCCACAATAAAATGGAGTTGGAAGAACTTTACCAAGATTTAAAAGCGAGCAGCCAGCTAAAGCTCGCCAGCTACCATGCTGACAAGACTAGTGAGGAGCGCTTGCAAGTCCAAGAGCAATTTCAAAAGGGACATCTTGACGCGATTTTAGCCACATCTGCTTTTGGCATGGGGATTAACCAGGCCAATGTACGTTTTGTTATTCACTATCATGCTCCGCAATCATTAGCTGACTATCTGCAAGAGAGTGGCCGATGTGGTCGTGACGGCCAAGAAGCTTTGGTATTACTTTATTCTAATCTCCAAGAAATTAGCCGTTTAAATTATTTTAAAGAGCAAATTGACGCTCAAGCTTCGCCTTTTTATCAAGGATTAAATCAGGCTTATCAGCGGGCTGATTTTTTGCAAAGTCAGACTTTCTTAGCACTTGAGGAGCAAATCCAAAATTTAATCACTTATTTTTACTATAATTATTCACCGCAGGATAAGGAGCAGATTCAGAAGGACTTTCAAAACTATCAAAAAATAAAGAAAAATGAAATCGAACAAATGATTCAATACCTCACCTTAAATAGCTGTTATCGTCGTTACTTGCTAAGTCATTTTTCCAAGGAAAGGATAAGTACTAATCGCTTTTGTTGCTCGCATTGTCAGGCTGATTTTGAAGATACGGCAACTTTTAAGGAATATCTGACCTTGGCCCCTAAGCGCTTGGTGAACCCCAAAGAAAAAGTGTTGAAGGATTGGCGGGCGCGACTTAATGCCTTATTTCCTAGTTAGGAATGGTTTAACTAAGGAAAATACTGACATTTTGCCTAATAAATGCTACAATTTTCTAGTAATAAAGGAGGAATAATCATGGCATTCAAGGACAATTGGAATCAGTTTAAAAATAAATGGAAAAAAGAAGAGCCAGCAGTTGAGGAAGAAAATGCTAACTTAGAAGAGGAAGTTGAAGCAGGACCAGAGACGAGTTCGGCCGATGAGTACGAAAATTTGAAGAACCGTCAATATTCACGGTCTTCCAGAAATAAAAAGGAAAAGGGTGTATCCCCAACGGTCAAGGTCTTGATTGCTCTAGGACTCTTGTTTATTTTGATTCCTTATGCAGCCTATATTATTTACGGCAACCAACAAAAACAACCAGAAAGCATGAATGTGGACCAAGTGATGGTGTCTAAGTCTGAAAATGATTCCCAAAAACAAGCCGAAGAAGAAAGCAAGAAGGCGGAGGAATCAAAACAAGCAGAAGAAAGTAAAAAACAAGAAGAAAGCCAACAAGCGGCTCAAGCTTCTCAACAAGCTGCCCAGGAAGCCCGTCAAGCAGCTGAACAATCCCAAGCCGTTCAACAATCCCAACAACAAGCAGCTGCCCAAGAGCAATCCCGTCAACAAGCGAGTCGAAACCAAAATCAACAAAATACCAATCAAAATCAAAATGTAGGAAGTTATCAAGTTTCTGCTGGAGATAACCTTTATCGGATAGCGGTTAACCATGGAATGACTCTGAATCAATTACTGGAATTAAACGGCTTACATGCCAATTCACCGATCGCACCGGGTACGGTTCTTCGGGTCTACCAATAGGCGCTAAGGTTGAGTAATTGAGGAATAGAAAATGAAAAAAATTAACATTGCTATTGACGGCCCCGCTTCTTCGGGAAAGAGTACCATCGCTAAACGATTGGCTGAACGTTTAAACTATGTTTACTTGGATACGGGTGCCATGTACCGCTGTGTAACTCTTTTGGCCTTAAAAGGACAGATTGAAGCTGAAAACTCACCAGCACTTAATGGCCTATTAGAAAGCATCGATATTCAATTTGAGACGGACTCTGAAGGCCAAAAGATCTTCCTTAATGGACGGGATGTGACTAAGGCAATCCGTCAAGACCATGTTACCCAAGCGGTTTCTGCTTATTCTGCGATCGACCGAGTTCGCCAGGCTATGGTTGAACGACAACAAAGTTGGGCTAGAAACCATACTGGCTTAGTGATGGATGGTCGTGATATTGGAACCGTGGTATTGCCTGATGCCGATCTTAAGATTTTCCTCACCGCTTCAGCAGCAGTTAGAGCGAAGAGACGATTCTTAGAAAATCAGGCTAAAGGACTATCTGAACAAACAATTGAAGAATTAACTGAGGCAATTGAAGCTCGTGATTACTACGATGCCCATCGTGAAAATAGCCCCTTAAAAGCAGCTGGGGATGCTATTGTTATTGATAGTTCTGATTTGAATTTAGACCAGGTTGAAGAAAAGATATTGAGTCTAATTGAGGAAAAAGAATAAATAAATAAGATAAATCTAAAAAAAGCTTTAAGAAATTTGTCTTATTTAAATTAACATGTTATAATCGAAGGGTATTCATTGACCAAAGTGTCGATGGTTAGTACTTTTATTTACAGGAGAGGATATAAGTTTATGACAAATGAGTTTGAACAACAAGCAAATAACGAAGTAGAGGCAAATGAAGAAATGCCTTCTATGGAGGATATGCTTGCAGAAACAAAAGAAGTGAAAATTGGTGATACGGTAACAGGAGAAGTATTAACCATTGATGAAAACAATCAATTAATTGTTGGTATTGAAGGCGCTGGTGTTGAAGGGGTCGTACCTTTCCGTGAATTGTCATCTTCCCATGTTGACGATGTCACTGAAATCGCTAATGTTGGTGATACTCTCGAATTAGTGGTTGTAAAACACATTAAAGATAAAGAAAACGGAACTTTCTTACTTTCTCGTCGTCGTTTAGAACAAAAGAAAGTTTGGAAAGAATTAGAAGAAAAAGCTGAAAATGAAGAAACCATTACTGTTCCAGTAACAAAAGTTGTTAAGGGCGGTTTAGTGGTTGATGCTGGCGTTCGTGGTTTCATCCCAGCTTCTATGGTTGAAGACCACTTTGTACGTGACTTCACACCATATAAAGGCAAAGAATTAGAAGTGAAAATTGTGGAAATTAATCCTCAAGAAAACCGTTTAATTCTTTCCCATAAAGAAATTGCTCGTGAACAAGCTGAAGCTGAACGTGCCGAAAAATTAGCAAAATTTGAAGAAGGCGAAGTTGTTGAAGGAACTGTCGCTCGCTTAGCTAACTTTGGTGCTTTTGTTGACTTAGGTGGTATCGATGGTTTAGTTCACATTTCACAAATTGCTCACCACCATGTTAACCATCCTTCTGATGAATTAGAAGTTGGCCAAACTGTTAAGGTGAAGATCTTGTCAATCGATGAAGACCGTGATCGTATCTCCTTATCTACTAAGGCAGCTACTCCAAGTCCTTGGGAAGATATTGAAGAAAAAGCTCCTAAAGGCGCTGAACTTGATGGTGTGGTACGTCGAATCGTAGACTTTGGTGCTTTCGTAGAAGTCTTCCCTGGCGTTGAAGGTTTAGTTCACATTTCACAAATTTCTCATGAACATGTCAACCATCCTTCGGATAAACTTGAAGAAGGCCAAGATATTAAAGTCAAAGTGCTTGATGTAAATCCAGAAGAACACCGTCTATCTTTATCAATCAAAGCGCTTGAAGAAGCTCCAGAACGTTCTGAGTCTGACAAAGACGAACAAAGAGCTCCACGTCGCGAACGTAAGAGCCAAG
This genomic stretch from Aerococcus mictus harbors:
- a CDS encoding reductase translates to MGLLSYLDAYKSMDDLMAEMKRIKAGKRQLYLWRDEETDNIVGIIGFDQDEEKELVLVRYSSVNPSFDQNEITYAMLTALTQEFPMYTISGSLAMSDILKGWALHEQRTMPHIIHHDGEGL
- a CDS encoding segregation and condensation protein A produces the protein MNKTKQENTETSNDELHIDLAAFEGPLDLLLHLIKQMEVDIFDIPIVDITNQYLETIHRHQKRDLELASDYLIMAASLIEIKTKLLLPKKSMEKEEEDDPRADLVQQLLTYKQYKAVSAILEEKQADRSLSYSKEASDLSDLQAVVPLPENEVSSEDLLSAFKKMFLRLKQEQPLERTVKGETFTIDEAITSIEEALDQESDHLSFFSLLSSNQPNREKVVTYFLALLQLVKQGKLLIQQDQIAADISIQKKDDGD
- the cmk gene encoding (d)CMP kinase; this encodes MKKINIAIDGPASSGKSTIAKRLAERLNYVYLDTGAMYRCVTLLALKGQIEAENSPALNGLLESIDIQFETDSEGQKIFLNGRDVTKAIRQDHVTQAVSAYSAIDRVRQAMVERQQSWARNHTGLVMDGRDIGTVVLPDADLKIFLTASAAVRAKRRFLENQAKGLSEQTIEELTEAIEARDYYDAHRENSPLKAAGDAIVIDSSDLNLDQVEEKILSLIEEKE
- a CDS encoding ECF transporter S component; translated protein: MKTSTRQLIVTAVMGAIAFILMMFSFPILPAIPFLKVDFSDVPILFTTFLFGPWSGAGAAFVRNFLHYMQTGGNAGYPIGDMASFIATLSYCLPIYYILRNYDLRLSKQVETAKYYVKVCFAFAIGSVLMTFVLSLANYYVITPFYMAVMNFEIPNMQEYILYGIVPFNLLKGLIISIANFIVLSAALPVAKRRLV
- a CDS encoding helix-turn-helix domain-containing protein is translated as MDTSTDQTMAKLLSKLDQRRLNIIKYLISSDQEMVAIKELKNHFNCSSQTIISDLKQLILIFPDKLQFEMKYKYIKLVASTPPQVNAFYPYFFSNSIYFILIRTIFSQKIYYISYMCEKLFVSRSTLYRIIDSINQFFTSYYPSLSLTMNPFTIEGPEREVRKFYYDFFEFGYQLTQWPFNEVSHQDINKISLYLRHSMPSLGLYSSHPLFPIILAINLIRYKHKDLVQDSYLPRDLSSLQESLTATKAQFTIFDIEYRLKVSINSEAVRQLLVGLAPHTTYLSIQALQEEIRSSNDHSQAVANFFKELDQLTTSQQLSPLDQDKKDLLLLLLYNCCQDKLDLKENENYSKMQLTALEISNLKEKWELILPGFNARLQPILESFQSYFSKGLMAERTAIMFSYVYSFYPLTINHFYKDYKRLNIAVYTGRSYSTGEICGKLHLFFGSLIEVTPITDTYFMEDLDHSRIDILLTTYPLFNLKGITIHTIKDDLTTEDLGWIYQMINQLKFS
- a CDS encoding NAD-dependent protein deacylase, which codes for MNKIETLKNMIYESDRIVFFGGAGVSTASGIPDFRSADGLFMQDSGYQVSAEEIISHSFFEKYPQIFFDYYFDHLVYPDAKPNACHRYLADLEAKGKEVAIVTQNIDGLHQEAGSQKVYELHGNVWDNYCLKCKRHYRTEDLEKDEQGIPRCSFDQAIVRPNVVLYEEALDQKEILGAVRAIEQADLMIVAGTSLRVYPAAGLIDYFNGSYLAVINKTKIQVDRKDTLVFEDSLTNVFKALDI
- a CDS encoding helix-turn-helix domain-containing protein, giving the protein MLELLAEVKKGTADLNQNTLYQILIGKRTPSSLFYAYSHQLLFLFNLCPQLSKLSWKKLGQFDHEPETDMQTLLAGLKYRQGLFPKANHQAIQTSLLLFFQALANASHGEKSYQPLTQSAQIQYQIKCFFAWTQKKYRKKELATILGQELEAILAAWPLEQADMLLARIGYVDLPALTYDELASRYHFTLDQCHLYYSSLIDRLMITVLSADAYPLLKSFFESFIAPYPPWSDSANVSYHYIKQGYSLEKIAKNRHLKVSTIADHYVDIMLSRPEVLAQEASDLFGADLKKIDWSLAYNHFESFQKAFPKAPYWLYRYYQMMQVKEARKEQIRC
- the scpB gene encoding SMC-Scp complex subunit ScpB, with the translated sequence MTIEGACESLLFVAGEEGLSLEELANLLDLSKEKVQYSLWNLDKKLKTDSQRGLELVCLGGRYQLLTQKIYADLIQKYAVSPFALKLSQQALETLAVIAYQGPITRLEIDEIRGVQSQAMIKRLLLHDLIEEAGRKEGPGRPILYQVTNYFYQYFGLNSIADLPDISSLLPEDEEDKSLFDEEGDK
- a CDS encoding LysM peptidoglycan-binding domain-containing protein, whose product is MAFKDNWNQFKNKWKKEEPAVEEENANLEEEVEAGPETSSADEYENLKNRQYSRSSRNKKEKGVSPTVKVLIALGLLFILIPYAAYIIYGNQQKQPESMNVDQVMVSKSENDSQKQAEEESKKAEESKQAEESKKQEESQQAAQASQQAAQEARQAAEQSQAVQQSQQQAAAQEQSRQQASRNQNQQNTNQNQNVGSYQVSAGDNLYRIAVNHGMTLNQLLELNGLHANSPIAPGTVLRVYQ
- a CDS encoding pseudouridine synthase, whose product is MERLQKVIAHAGVASRRDAEKLILAGRVQVNGQVVTELGTKVTKKDLVEVDQVPIYKEEPVYYLFNKPDGVISSVADDKGRKVVVDYFKEIPQRIYPIGRLDYHTTGVLLLTNDGEFANLLMHPRYEIDKVYVAKVKGYPSPDALKRLEEGLVIDGQKTAKARARIRKNKAAKENATVELTIHEGRNRQVRKMLEAVGHPVKRLNRERYGFLTTEGLGVGEYRPLLKAEVERLKQYALQK
- a CDS encoding RecQ family ATP-dependent DNA helicase, whose product is MLEDLLATHFGYQSFRPGQKEILLHLQKRENTIGILPTAGGKSLIYQIYQYLNPGPILLISPLLALMEDQVSQLQALGFKASVAITSQLSKQEKNWLLHHLHDFQFIIMSPEMLSQPAVLRRLRQIAIKLMVIDEAHCISQWGYDFRPEYSALRQFRQALNHPLTLALSGSASQNTLADIAQHLFSDWESYQRVQCPLDRPNLFYGQLKLNEKDKFHHLNSLLETLPKPGIIYVHNKMELEELYQDLKASSQLKLASYHADKTSEERLQVQEQFQKGHLDAILATSAFGMGINQANVRFVIHYHAPQSLADYLQESGRCGRDGQEALVLLYSNLQEISRLNYFKEQIDAQASPFYQGLNQAYQRADFLQSQTFLALEEQIQNLITYFYYNYSPQDKEQIQKDFQNYQKIKKNEIEQMIQYLTLNSCYRRYLLSHFSKERISTNRFCCSHCQADFEDTATFKEYLTLAPKRLVNPKEKVLKDWRARLNALFPS
- the rpsA gene encoding 30S ribosomal protein S1, with protein sequence MTNEFEQQANNEVEANEEMPSMEDMLAETKEVKIGDTVTGEVLTIDENNQLIVGIEGAGVEGVVPFRELSSSHVDDVTEIANVGDTLELVVVKHIKDKENGTFLLSRRRLEQKKVWKELEEKAENEETITVPVTKVVKGGLVVDAGVRGFIPASMVEDHFVRDFTPYKGKELEVKIVEINPQENRLILSHKEIAREQAEAERAEKLAKFEEGEVVEGTVARLANFGAFVDLGGIDGLVHISQIAHHHVNHPSDELEVGQTVKVKILSIDEDRDRISLSTKAATPSPWEDIEEKAPKGAELDGVVRRIVDFGAFVEVFPGVEGLVHISQISHEHVNHPSDKLEEGQDIKVKVLDVNPEEHRLSLSIKALEEAPERSESDKDEQRAPRRERKSQANNRRNKPAQAKRSQASQSSNDEDTGFSFADLLGDQLKDLNLDDSSED